In Paenibacillus guangzhouensis, a single window of DNA contains:
- a CDS encoding YkvA family protein, whose translation MLKKLIGWAKQLKGKVFVLFFAYKDPHTPWYAKLWAVCVVAYAFSPIDLIPDFIPVLGYLDDVILVPIGITIALRLIPLAVIKDCTIQAEERLLKGIPKNWFVGAIIILLWITTLLWVTIAAYRYVDRLL comes from the coding sequence ATGCTGAAGAAATTAATAGGTTGGGCAAAACAACTCAAGGGGAAGGTATTTGTTCTTTTTTTTGCGTATAAGGATCCACATACACCTTGGTATGCCAAGTTATGGGCCGTCTGCGTGGTAGCCTATGCATTTAGTCCGATCGACCTGATTCCTGATTTTATACCCGTGTTAGGTTACTTGGATGACGTCATACTCGTGCCTATTGGTATTACGATTGCACTTCGATTGATACCTCTCGCAGTCATTAAAGATTGTACGATCCAAGCGGAGGAACGATTGCTAAAGGGCATACCGAAGAACTGGTTTGTAGGGGCAATCATTATCCTGCTATGGATCACCACATTGCTATGGGTAACAATTGCAGCTTATCGTTATGTTGATCGCCTACTCTAA
- a CDS encoding DMT family transporter gives MIFVNYLLMCIVFGTTFLAIKVGIDAGAPPFFSAGLRFLLAGSILLVYMVIRRKAKFSLLLRKEMFLTGTALTFGVFATLYWAEQYLSSGIAAILSTAPLMILLLQTAIARQRLSFSAFIGCLIGTAGVILLLLPGLTINFSHLWMLGCAAVLLGQVFYATGAVYSRRVVQRFQDTSPIALNAAQMIYGGILLLILSAFMEGNHVDVMFTPKALFSLGYLVVAGSMIGHTIFYWLIAKTNPVFPSTWLYISPLVALCLGAAIYDEPVSILSVIGGITIIIGIVVVNWDNVKGLVFRKKHDSSQARKSA, from the coding sequence ATGATCTTTGTCAATTATTTATTGATGTGCATTGTATTCGGAACGACATTTTTGGCGATCAAAGTGGGGATTGACGCAGGAGCACCGCCTTTCTTCTCAGCTGGTCTTCGTTTTTTGCTTGCGGGTAGTATTCTGCTCGTATACATGGTTATTCGGCGTAAAGCGAAATTCTCGCTACTGCTTCGAAAGGAGATGTTCTTGACGGGAACGGCGCTCACCTTCGGGGTGTTCGCAACGTTATATTGGGCGGAACAATATTTGAGTTCCGGTATCGCAGCGATCCTATCAACGGCGCCGCTTATGATCCTGCTGCTTCAGACTGCCATTGCCCGGCAACGCCTTTCGTTCAGCGCCTTCATAGGTTGTCTCATAGGGACTGCAGGGGTCATACTGCTCCTGCTGCCTGGCTTAACGATCAATTTCAGCCATTTGTGGATGCTTGGATGCGCAGCGGTACTGCTCGGGCAGGTCTTCTATGCCACAGGTGCAGTGTATTCGCGCCGTGTCGTACAACGGTTCCAAGATACATCTCCCATTGCACTGAATGCAGCACAGATGATCTATGGTGGCATACTACTCCTAATCTTATCTGCATTTATGGAAGGAAATCATGTGGACGTGATGTTCACGCCCAAGGCCCTCTTTTCCCTCGGGTATTTGGTCGTCGCGGGTTCCATGATCGGCCATACGATTTTCTACTGGCTCATTGCTAAGACGAATCCCGTGTTCCCGTCTACTTGGCTCTATATTTCCCCATTGGTTGCCCTATGCCTTGGGGCGGCGATTTACGATGAACCCGTCTCGATCCTATCGGTCATCGGTGGAATCACGATCATTATTGGCATCGTTGTCGTCAACTGGGACAATGTAAAGGGACTCGTGTTCAGGAAAAAACACGACTCTAGCCAGGCACGTAAGTCGGCTTGA
- a CDS encoding helix-turn-helix transcriptional regulator produces MKLHITYDHPIPINVFEWTPASYRQTPHVHTSLEIGLCLSGQGFFYFGTKRYPVRAGDIFLVNNMERHIAQSDPDDPSHYLFINFDAAMLLAEEPELLLPFSYSSTHFCNHITADSPLARQLAHWIHAIAEELHQKAPGYLALAKSALIQLCGHLLRHNRGLLTDDERQSMVQSIRHSQSLAALVEQRHREPIHLAELADELGLSVSRVSRAFLETTGYRFNEYVSLLRIQSAKHDLISTDKAITQIAFECGFQSLPTFYRVFKTIVGTSPNVYRDSMGFLV; encoded by the coding sequence ATGAAGCTACATATTACGTATGATCATCCGATTCCGATTAATGTTTTTGAATGGACGCCTGCAAGCTATCGTCAGACCCCCCATGTACATACGAGTCTTGAGATTGGTCTGTGTCTGTCAGGTCAAGGATTCTTTTATTTCGGCACAAAAAGGTATCCCGTAAGGGCAGGCGATATCTTCTTAGTCAATAATATGGAACGGCACATCGCACAATCCGACCCGGATGATCCGAGCCACTATCTGTTCATCAACTTTGATGCTGCCATGCTGCTTGCGGAGGAACCTGAGTTACTGCTGCCATTTTCTTATTCTTCCACACATTTTTGTAATCATATTACAGCGGATTCACCTCTGGCACGGCAGCTTGCCCATTGGATTCATGCCATCGCGGAGGAGCTGCATCAGAAAGCTCCAGGTTATCTGGCTCTGGCCAAAAGCGCACTCATTCAACTATGCGGACACTTACTTCGTCATAACCGTGGTCTGCTTACGGATGATGAACGCCAGTCCATGGTACAATCCATTCGTCACAGTCAATCACTCGCCGCGTTAGTAGAACAACGACATCGCGAGCCAATTCATCTGGCCGAATTGGCTGATGAGCTCGGATTAAGTGTCTCTCGCGTTAGCCGGGCATTCCTAGAAACAACGGGCTACCGATTTAATGAATATGTCTCGCTGCTGCGTATTCAGTCAGCCAAACATGATTTAATAAGCACCGATAAAGCCATTACCCAAATTGCGTTCGAGTGTGGCTTTCAGAGCTTACCCACCTTCTATCGCGTGTTTAAAACGATCGTAGGCACGTCTCCGAACGTATACCGGGATTCGATGGGGTTCCTAGTATAA
- a CDS encoding DUF4132 domain-containing protein: MRNEEQEREYDAMILVRIEGIDEPLLPLAKLLVGLSHKRYIDRDELNECAAWLQHKAGDESERRFEPLIRVMDHLLGNDQGNVLRYIIQHATEYPYARGYARRPYRTADLELHKETIIQKAVSLLIMDRCSFRLDAYLTKADDTTPNSYQLNHVIADVISYELDRGNSEVRDALHTIVYGDNQTALLRNEMIKGIFMSHQDDMYRMMGELLIAARLQEGLRQSIVERMDEGTLTAYLYMLKLIVDEGYIRYSSVVRAVGVWTGIGLEAANQRVAGQVIRQLYQALIESDTREAWLASSNANEIYIALWATAVYEEQDVFEQIERLMKQGQRHQKIVALYVLNNSQNRDLRLRIARDHLNEVDPELQYWVLSNYYGYYQSVWRRPGTEAEGPTITFERIDALEDKQVRERDFELLLTMFDGMEKEYAAPSKVLDFVYVQYNSDLPVQKMLYLTAYDMDSNWIANLISRKEKLSPDQRGAILEHFACDKSNPIIRSFIIESLSDKSMRNREHALEQIKKMQLTEEEVQPLEELLKLKTGTLRQSTIEALLHQPEPKLVTSLTHLLQAKNELQRLGGLEIIVEVYKDKSRTEQFERLRPLTERMTKPTAKEKALLDKLDQQGGTSRADGFGLYDPNATEAWLLEQIDTDLFSFQKDIFTLSLEDIQRFIQGLDELVHHHRDVEYVSEYYSGYKDTLLIGTNLRELKPYAKDNELSSHLERYPLHEEWRTYLEGSGLNAHSLMQLYYCSGLPNLNNTLDNFYSYFSDEMDYDELQKHKLLEGARKTFIEQIYPLDHVMEIQHALGKLTYKHQVRQLLQAYFYDSSSQETFSYTELAVYKLMQAAQSQDQVNVSAMFQILAKPWLQMGRLRVFDDASFRAFYRTVFAFDQFVNEPGSGSSYLFDERIRAFEQGLIGEAEMYKALLGGEDSSSYLWAFTSSTFGTLQDRPPLLAIRNTVVDRIVSIELSRGDLATDVTPYVTRLQRFEGMAYWVRLLAGLDKDAFVRGYIYSYNSSLTKKEAFSHLLKHCHPRTGEDAALLGKLLQGQPEITEKKLLEAAMYAPQWIDIVAEYLGWQGLRSAAWYFHAHINESFSAEKETVVAHYSPITPQDFNDGAFDIRWFREAYETLGEERFHLLYECAKYISAGANHRRSQLFADATLGKLALETMQSSAADKRNKDHLLSYSLIPFQSNRELDLRQRYDFIQQFLLQSKKFGAQRRASEGIAAQIALDNLARNAGYRDVTRLKWDMEARKVDEMKSYFEPYALDEETRMQLVVDAEGQSEIKIIRKGKELKSVPAKYKKDDYLLTLKELKSELAEQYRRARQELERSMELGNTFTGRELAGLDGNPVIRPLIRSLVLKLGDHLGYYDGDIESLRAPSGKLVGLTDEDELLIAHPVHLYASGQWSSFQRDLFDRELRQPFKQVFRELYVPNADELAHATLSRRYAGYQVQPKKTVALLKGRQWTVSYEEGLQKVFYAENLIVSLHALADWFSPSDTEAPTLEAIQFRDRTTYKPVSIDQVPSMLFSEVMRDVDLVVSVAHVGGVDPEASLTTVEVRQAIVRESLRLLKLTNVRLDGNYARIDGSLGEFAVHLGSGMVYKQATGALHIIPVHSQHRGRIFLPFIDEDPKTAEILSKIVLLAEDTKIKDPQILMQLQQ; encoded by the coding sequence ATGAGAAATGAAGAGCAGGAACGAGAGTATGATGCCATGATCCTTGTCCGGATCGAGGGAATTGACGAGCCCCTGTTACCACTTGCCAAGCTGCTCGTTGGACTGAGTCATAAGCGATATATTGATCGGGATGAGTTGAACGAATGCGCAGCATGGTTACAGCATAAGGCAGGGGATGAGTCCGAGCGACGGTTCGAGCCGCTAATCCGTGTGATGGATCACCTGCTTGGCAATGATCAGGGTAATGTACTCCGATATATCATTCAACATGCCACGGAATATCCATATGCGAGAGGTTATGCGCGCCGTCCATATCGCACTGCTGATTTAGAATTACATAAGGAGACCATCATTCAGAAGGCTGTCTCGCTCCTAATTATGGATCGTTGTTCCTTCAGACTCGATGCATATTTAACCAAAGCAGATGATACGACGCCGAATTCTTATCAGCTTAATCACGTGATTGCGGATGTGATTAGTTATGAACTGGACAGGGGCAACTCAGAAGTACGTGATGCCTTGCACACAATCGTCTACGGCGACAACCAGACAGCTCTGCTGCGTAACGAGATGATAAAAGGTATCTTCATGAGCCATCAGGATGACATGTATCGGATGATGGGCGAGCTGTTGATCGCCGCGCGGCTGCAAGAAGGTCTTCGCCAGAGTATTGTCGAGCGAATGGATGAAGGAACGCTCACGGCTTATCTGTATATGTTGAAGCTTATCGTTGATGAAGGTTACATACGTTACAGCTCTGTTGTCCGCGCGGTTGGTGTGTGGACAGGGATCGGTTTGGAAGCAGCTAATCAGCGCGTGGCAGGACAAGTGATCCGTCAGTTGTACCAGGCCTTAATTGAATCTGATACGCGTGAAGCATGGCTTGCCAGCAGCAACGCGAATGAAATTTACATCGCGCTGTGGGCCACTGCCGTCTACGAGGAGCAGGATGTATTTGAACAGATTGAGCGCTTGATGAAGCAAGGACAACGTCACCAGAAGATTGTCGCTCTGTATGTGCTGAACAATAGTCAGAACCGTGATCTTCGACTGCGTATTGCTAGAGATCATCTGAATGAAGTCGATCCTGAGCTGCAATATTGGGTATTGTCGAACTATTATGGTTACTATCAATCCGTTTGGCGTAGGCCGGGAACGGAGGCGGAGGGGCCAACGATTACGTTCGAACGTATCGATGCGCTTGAAGACAAACAGGTGCGGGAACGCGATTTTGAACTGCTGCTTACGATGTTTGACGGCATGGAGAAAGAATATGCTGCCCCGTCTAAGGTGCTCGATTTTGTCTACGTTCAGTACAATTCCGACCTCCCTGTGCAGAAAATGCTGTATCTCACGGCCTATGATATGGACAGCAACTGGATAGCGAACCTCATTTCCCGCAAAGAAAAGCTGAGTCCGGATCAACGTGGCGCGATCCTTGAGCATTTTGCCTGTGATAAATCGAATCCCATCATCCGCTCGTTCATTATCGAGAGCTTGTCGGATAAGAGCATGAGAAACCGTGAGCACGCGCTTGAGCAAATCAAGAAGATGCAGCTGACAGAAGAAGAAGTCCAGCCGCTAGAGGAGCTGTTGAAGCTGAAGACCGGCACACTTAGACAGAGTACAATCGAAGCGCTGCTGCACCAGCCGGAACCAAAGCTCGTGACATCGTTGACACATCTACTGCAAGCAAAGAATGAACTGCAGCGGTTGGGCGGACTTGAGATTATCGTTGAAGTGTACAAGGACAAGTCGCGTACAGAACAATTTGAACGTTTACGTCCTTTAACGGAACGAATGACGAAGCCGACCGCGAAAGAAAAGGCTTTGCTCGATAAGCTGGATCAACAAGGCGGAACGAGTAGGGCAGATGGTTTTGGTTTATATGATCCGAATGCGACGGAAGCGTGGCTCCTAGAGCAGATCGATACAGATTTGTTCTCGTTCCAGAAGGACATATTCACCCTGTCACTAGAAGACATTCAGAGATTTATTCAAGGGTTGGATGAGCTCGTGCACCACCATCGCGACGTGGAATACGTCTCGGAGTACTATTCCGGGTATAAAGATACGCTCTTGATCGGAACGAATTTACGAGAGTTGAAACCATATGCCAAAGACAATGAGCTAAGCTCCCATCTGGAACGTTATCCGCTTCACGAGGAATGGCGGACGTACTTAGAGGGAAGTGGATTGAACGCCCATAGTCTGATGCAGCTCTATTACTGCTCGGGATTACCGAATTTGAACAATACATTGGACAATTTCTACAGCTACTTCTCTGATGAGATGGATTATGACGAGCTCCAAAAGCACAAGCTGCTGGAGGGCGCGCGTAAGACGTTCATCGAACAGATTTATCCTTTAGATCACGTAATGGAAATACAGCATGCGCTGGGCAAGCTGACGTACAAACATCAAGTAAGACAGTTGCTTCAAGCCTACTTCTACGATAGCAGCAGCCAGGAGACATTCTCATATACGGAACTAGCCGTATATAAACTGATGCAAGCGGCGCAATCGCAGGATCAAGTCAACGTATCGGCTATGTTCCAGATCCTTGCGAAGCCATGGTTGCAAATGGGGCGTCTACGTGTATTTGACGATGCGTCATTCCGAGCGTTCTATCGCACCGTGTTCGCCTTCGATCAGTTCGTGAACGAACCGGGTAGCGGTTCATCCTATCTGTTCGATGAACGCATCCGCGCCTTTGAGCAAGGGCTCATCGGGGAAGCGGAGATGTACAAAGCGCTGCTCGGCGGCGAAGATAGCAGCAGCTATTTATGGGCCTTCACGTCATCGACCTTTGGTACGCTACAGGATCGTCCCCCGTTGCTCGCCATTCGGAATACGGTGGTCGATCGGATCGTCAGCATCGAATTGTCGCGAGGCGATCTTGCGACCGACGTGACGCCGTACGTGACACGGCTTCAACGATTCGAAGGTATGGCGTACTGGGTTCGATTGTTGGCGGGACTCGACAAAGATGCGTTCGTACGCGGATATATCTATAGCTACAACAGCAGCTTGACGAAAAAAGAAGCCTTCAGCCATTTGCTGAAACATTGCCATCCACGCACGGGCGAAGATGCAGCCTTGCTCGGTAAGCTGCTTCAAGGGCAACCTGAAATCACGGAGAAGAAACTGCTGGAGGCGGCGATGTATGCGCCGCAATGGATTGACATCGTAGCTGAGTATTTGGGCTGGCAAGGATTACGCAGTGCGGCTTGGTATTTCCATGCGCACATCAATGAGTCCTTCTCCGCAGAGAAAGAAACGGTCGTTGCTCATTATTCGCCAATCACACCGCAGGACTTCAATGATGGCGCCTTTGACATTCGGTGGTTCCGGGAGGCCTATGAGACGCTAGGCGAGGAGCGATTCCATCTGCTCTACGAGTGCGCGAAGTACATCTCGGCAGGCGCGAACCATCGTCGATCGCAGTTATTCGCCGATGCCACGCTTGGCAAGCTCGCATTGGAGACGATGCAATCGTCCGCTGCTGACAAGCGGAACAAGGATCATTTGCTAAGCTACAGCTTGATTCCTTTTCAATCGAATCGCGAGCTGGATTTGCGGCAACGGTATGATTTCATTCAACAATTCCTCCTGCAGAGCAAGAAATTCGGTGCCCAGCGGCGTGCGAGCGAAGGCATCGCAGCTCAGATTGCCCTGGATAATTTGGCTCGAAATGCAGGATATCGCGACGTGACTCGACTGAAGTGGGATATGGAAGCCCGCAAAGTGGATGAAATGAAATCCTACTTCGAACCGTACGCACTCGACGAGGAGACGAGAATGCAGTTAGTCGTGGATGCGGAAGGCCAGTCGGAGATTAAGATCATCCGCAAGGGCAAAGAACTGAAATCTGTGCCAGCCAAATATAAGAAAGATGACTATCTCCTTACGCTGAAAGAATTAAAATCGGAGCTAGCCGAACAATATCGCAGAGCGCGCCAGGAACTGGAACGTTCCATGGAGCTCGGAAACACGTTTACCGGCAGGGAGTTGGCTGGTCTTGATGGTAATCCTGTCATTCGTCCTCTGATCCGATCGCTCGTATTGAAGCTTGGCGATCATCTCGGTTATTACGATGGAGACATTGAATCGCTTCGCGCTCCTTCTGGTAAGCTAGTCGGATTAACGGATGAAGACGAACTACTGATTGCCCATCCCGTGCATTTGTATGCCAGTGGCCAATGGAGCAGCTTCCAGCGTGACTTGTTCGACCGAGAGCTGCGTCAACCGTTCAAACAAGTCTTCCGAGAGCTGTACGTACCGAATGCGGATGAGCTTGCTCATGCAACGCTCTCACGTCGTTACGCGGGCTATCAGGTACAGCCTAAGAAGACTGTCGCGCTGCTCAAAGGCAGACAGTGGACGGTTAGCTATGAGGAAGGATTGCAGAAGGTATTCTATGCGGAGAATTTGATCGTTAGCTTACATGCGTTAGCCGATTGGTTCTCGCCATCCGATACGGAAGCGCCCACACTTGAAGCGATTCAATTCAGGGATCGAACGACATACAAGCCAGTTTCGATTGATCAAGTTCCGTCGATGTTGTTTTCAGAAGTCATGCGAGACGTGGATCTTGTGGTGAGTGTTGCCCATGTCGGCGGCGTCGATCCGGAAGCAAGCCTCACGACGGTCGAAGTGCGTCAAGCAATCGTACGGGAGTCCCTGCGGTTACTGAAGCTGACGAATGTACGACTTGATGGGAATTATGCGCGTATCGATGGAAGCCTCGGCGAATTCGCGGTTCATCTCGGCAGCGGCATGGTTTACAAGCAAGCGACAGGAGCCCTGCATATTATTCCGGTTCACTCGCAGCATCGGGGCCGAATCTTCCTGCCATTTATTGATGAAGATCCGAAGACGGCGGAGATTTTATCGAAGATCGTCCTGCTTGCTGAGGATACGAAAATCAAAGACCCTCAAATTTTGATGCAGCTGCAGCAGTAA
- a CDS encoding ribonuclease J — protein MTENSNRLWITALGGVNEIGKNMYVVQYGDDIVVIDCGSKFPDESLLGIDLIIPDISYLLSNQDKVRAIIVTHGHEDHIGGIPYLLKQIQIPVYASRLTLGLIEIKLKEHGILHESNMNRIDAASKLAFGAIQCSFFPTNHSIPDCLGIVFDTPEGTIVHTGDFKFDMTPVNKQYPDLHRMSDIGKKGVHILLSESTNAERPGFTPSERLVGAHIEEAFNQADRRVFISTFASNVYRIQQVVDAAVHTNRKLTLLGRSMLNVVSVAQELGYLNIPSGMLIDTDEARNLPPERIAVLCTGSQGEPMAALARLASSSQRQMKVEAGDLVIIAANPIPGNERNVARIVDNLYELGAKIIYGSRSDLHVSGHGSQEELKLMLTLMKPRYFVPIHGEYRMLHQHRELAEAVGVKHENIFILKNGDVVETSNGVTRQSGQIPAGQMLVDGLGIGDIGNIVLRDRRQLSADGILIVVITLSKIEGKLLSRPDTISRGFVYVRDSEELIQNINQLVVETVEKMKQEQKSQWNVMKKTLKDTLAQYLYARTKRRPIILPIIIEV, from the coding sequence ATGACAGAAAATAGTAACCGTCTATGGATTACAGCATTAGGCGGCGTAAATGAAATCGGCAAGAACATGTATGTTGTACAATATGGCGATGACATCGTCGTTATCGATTGCGGGTCGAAATTCCCGGATGAGAGTCTGCTCGGGATTGACTTGATCATTCCGGATATAAGTTACCTGTTATCCAATCAAGACAAAGTACGAGCCATCATTGTGACTCACGGACATGAAGATCATATTGGAGGAATTCCGTACTTGTTGAAGCAGATACAAATCCCTGTCTATGCTTCACGATTGACCTTAGGACTCATTGAGATCAAGCTTAAGGAGCATGGCATCCTGCATGAATCGAACATGAACCGAATCGATGCGGCATCGAAGTTGGCATTTGGCGCGATTCAATGCTCTTTCTTTCCTACGAACCATAGTATACCGGATTGCCTCGGGATTGTATTTGACACTCCGGAAGGAACGATTGTTCATACAGGTGATTTCAAATTTGATATGACACCTGTGAACAAACAATACCCTGATTTGCACCGCATGTCAGATATAGGTAAGAAAGGGGTACACATCCTCCTGTCCGAGAGCACGAATGCAGAACGTCCAGGATTCACGCCTTCCGAGCGTCTTGTTGGAGCCCACATCGAAGAAGCTTTTAATCAAGCAGATCGGAGAGTATTCATCTCAACATTTGCGTCAAATGTGTATCGTATCCAGCAAGTTGTAGATGCTGCCGTACATACGAACCGTAAGCTTACCTTGCTCGGACGAAGCATGCTGAATGTCGTGTCGGTTGCGCAAGAGCTAGGGTATTTGAACATCCCTTCCGGCATGCTCATTGATACCGATGAAGCGAGAAATCTGCCTCCCGAGAGAATTGCCGTGCTCTGTACCGGCAGTCAAGGGGAACCGATGGCAGCTTTGGCTAGACTAGCAAGCTCGTCCCAACGACAGATGAAAGTCGAAGCAGGGGATCTCGTCATCATCGCAGCCAATCCGATTCCGGGTAATGAACGGAACGTGGCTCGAATTGTAGATAACTTATATGAACTTGGCGCGAAAATTATATACGGCTCTCGCAGTGATCTGCATGTATCCGGACATGGCAGTCAAGAAGAGTTGAAGCTGATGCTCACGTTGATGAAGCCTCGATATTTCGTGCCGATACATGGCGAGTACCGCATGCTTCATCAGCATCGCGAACTTGCTGAAGCGGTCGGTGTGAAACACGAGAATATCTTCATTTTGAAAAATGGCGATGTCGTGGAGACGTCTAATGGCGTTACTCGCCAATCAGGTCAAATCCCTGCCGGACAAATGCTAGTAGATGGGCTCGGCATTGGCGACATTGGGAATATTGTGCTGCGTGATCGCCGCCAATTATCCGCCGACGGCATCTTGATTGTCGTCATTACGCTCAGCAAGATCGAGGGAAAGCTGCTCTCGCGTCCCGATACGATCTCCAGAGGATTCGTCTATGTACGTGACTCTGAAGAGCTCATTCAGAACATTAATCAGCTAGTTGTTGAGACGGTTGAGAAAATGAAGCAAGAACAGAAGAGCCAGTGGAATGTGATGAAAAAGACGCTCAAAGACACGCTAGCGCAATATTTATATGCCCGCACGAAAAGGCGTCCGATCATTCTTCCTATCATCATTGAGGTATAA
- a CDS encoding aminotransferase-like domain-containing protein, whose protein sequence is MRRDTLTNVHSDKLFEQVYDYVLERIRRREWKEHEKLPSIRALAAEFQIHRLTVLKAYQLLKQNNKVYVKDKSGYYVQPNSSLPYDVQQDPIVSAYVHDSSLSEIHQVDAVYQFSKALLDPNLLPNRYFSEYVKRVFDLYPKVLGTYSTTQGDVELREALCRYVTDRYFVDLTKDEIMITSGSQEAIDLLARVMVKPRDTVLVERPTYSPAIDVFRRQGANIVSIDIHPVGYDLERLEELMQKYKPRLFYLNPTFHNPTGYTIPEEQRKRIVDLAAEYQCILIEDDSCPDIYFGQEPPPPFFAYDTAGYTIYIRSFSKYIAPGLSIAMIACRPSIITYLIKAKSLSDNGAPLLNQKIFLHYFFSERMQQHMGKLRTALSIRRDIMEEELSETGWEWSSPTGGFNLWIKLPESMPIDRLLGQSMAESITFVPGTIFDPLREMKTWIRMSYSYLNEIQLREGLQRFIRLSRTITSS, encoded by the coding sequence ATGCGACGAGACACGCTTACCAATGTGCATTCCGATAAACTGTTTGAACAAGTGTATGATTATGTGCTAGAGCGGATCAGGCGCAGAGAATGGAAGGAGCATGAGAAACTTCCTTCGATTCGTGCCTTGGCGGCCGAATTCCAAATACACCGTCTAACGGTTCTCAAAGCTTATCAATTGCTGAAGCAGAACAACAAAGTATACGTCAAAGATAAATCCGGCTATTATGTGCAACCGAACAGCAGCTTGCCGTACGACGTGCAGCAAGATCCGATCGTCTCTGCTTATGTTCATGACAGCTCGCTATCCGAGATTCATCAGGTGGATGCGGTCTATCAATTTTCCAAGGCTCTACTGGACCCGAATCTATTGCCGAACCGATATTTTTCCGAATATGTGAAAAGAGTGTTCGATCTATATCCCAAAGTATTAGGGACTTATTCAACCACGCAAGGGGATGTTGAGCTGCGTGAAGCGTTATGCCGCTATGTTACAGATCGTTACTTCGTTGACTTGACGAAGGATGAGATCATGATCACCTCCGGCTCGCAGGAAGCGATCGATCTGCTGGCTAGGGTGATGGTCAAACCGCGGGATACCGTGCTGGTTGAGAGGCCAACCTATAGCCCGGCGATTGATGTGTTCCGAAGGCAGGGGGCGAACATTGTGTCCATTGACATCCATCCTGTTGGTTATGATCTAGAGCGATTGGAAGAGCTGATGCAGAAATATAAGCCGCGCTTATTCTATCTCAATCCTACGTTCCACAATCCAACGGGGTACACCATTCCTGAAGAGCAGCGCAAGCGGATCGTTGATTTGGCAGCAGAGTACCAGTGCATCTTAATAGAGGATGACTCTTGTCCGGATATCTATTTCGGTCAAGAACCGCCCCCACCGTTCTTCGCGTATGATACGGCGGGATACACGATATACATTCGCAGCTTCAGCAAGTATATTGCTCCTGGCTTGAGTATTGCGATGATCGCATGCCGCCCAAGCATCATCACTTATTTGATCAAAGCCAAGTCGTTGTCTGATAACGGGGCGCCGCTATTGAACCAGAAAATTTTCCTGCATTATTTCTTCTCCGAGCGAATGCAGCAGCATATGGGGAAACTTCGAACGGCACTGTCGATCCGCAGAGACATCATGGAAGAAGAGCTGTCCGAGACAGGCTGGGAATGGAGCTCACCTACTGGCGGGTTTAATTTATGGATTAAACTACCAGAATCTATGCCGATCGATCGACTGCTCGGTCAGAGTATGGCGGAATCTATTACGTTCGTCCCGGGAACGATTTTCGATCCGCTCCGAGAAATGAAGACATGGATTCGCATGAGTTATTCTTATTTAAACGAAATACAGCTTAGGGAAGGGTTGCAGCGGTTCATCCGCTTGTCTCGTACAATCACTTCAAGTTGA